A section of the Triticum dicoccoides isolate Atlit2015 ecotype Zavitan chromosome 7A, WEW_v2.0, whole genome shotgun sequence genome encodes:
- the LOC119334267 gene encoding PAN domain-containing protein At5g03700-like, whose protein sequence is MAMAGGRIVTMCMAAAALLVSLTGGAGVAAASAKELRQGFSAAHDTSYSHFQPVLTDPTGVFALGFLRVNSTTLDLAVLHLPSAFPLWRAMPDRPAPWSAAASLSFNGSLVLTDGATNQVIWSTAAAAGDRAVLLNTSNLQIQSSGSPVAVWQSFDYPSDTIVQGQNLTSSAALHSIDQRFAMRLGSNYFALYVEPPPLSSGSVAAAMYSKHTALEAKARIVAGGGPIYVRVEPDGYLGMYQKEGAPADVMSFDTFNHGVRALRRMTLEPDGNLRAYYWDGSRWVLDYTTITDSCELPTTCGAYSVCVPPSGRCACLANATDGPGCAAPSVGSGLCGTTGGEVGGLYSEVRRHGVEPANKELLGFEHAPSAGDCEALCARNCSCWGAVYSNGTGYCYLMDYPAQLMVAADEKKLGYFKVRSVGEAAARGGRATGVKAALLAVGVAVVAAAAAFGAYRVWDRRRRAAAETRQHLGADGDGLSPGPYKNLGSFSSVELSSSFNSLRR, encoded by the coding sequence ATGGCGATGGCAGGTGGGCGTATTGTGACGATGTGCATGGCGGCTGCGGCGCTGCTGGTCTCTTTGACCGGCGGCGCGGGCGTGGCGGCGGCCTCAGCGAAGGAGCTACGGCAAGGCTTCTCGGCCGCCCACGACACGTCCTACTCGCACTTCCAGCCGGTGCTCACCGACCCCACCGGCGTCTTCGCCCTCGGCTTCCTCCGCGTCAACTCCACCACGCTCGACCTCGCCGTCCTCCACCTCCCTTCCGCTTTCCCCCTCTGGCGAGCCATGCCGGACCGCCCCGCGCCGTGGTCCGCGGCCGCGTCCCTCTCCTTCAACGGCAGCCTGGTGCTCACAGACGGCGCCACCAACCAAGTGATCTGGTCCACCGCCGCGGCGGCCGGCGACCGCGCCGTTCTCCTCAACACGTCCAACCTTCAGATTCAGAGCAGCGGTTCGCCCGTTGCCGTGTGGCAAAGCTTCGACTACCCTTCGGACACCATTGTCCAGGGCCAGAACCTCACCTCATCGGCGGCGCTTCACTCCATCGACCAGCGATTCGCCATGCGGCTCGGGAGCAACTACTTCGCGCTCTACGTGGAGCCGCCACCGTTGTCGTCGGGCAGCGTCGCCGCCGCCATGTACTCCAAGCACACGGCTCTGGAGGCCAAGGCCCGGATCGTGGCCGGCGGCGGCCCGATATACGTGCGCGTGGAGCCTGACGGTTACCTCGGCATGTACCAGAAGGAGGGAGCCCCCGCCGACGTCATGTCCTTCGACACCTTCAACCACGGCGTCCGCGCTCTCCGCCGCATGACTCTCGAGCCCGACGGCAACCTCCGCGCCTACTACTGGGACGGGTCCCGGTGGGTGCTCGACTACACCACGATCACCGACTCGTGCGAGCTGCCCACCACCTGCGGCGCCTACAGCGTCTGCGTGCCGCCCAGCGGCCGGTGCGCGTGCCTGGCCAACGCCACCGACGGCCCGGGCTGCGCCGCCCCCTCCGTCGGGAGCGGGCTGTGCGGCACCACGGGCGGCGAGGTTGGCGGGCTGTACTCGGAGGTGCGGAGACACGGCGTGGAGCCGGCGAACAAGGAGCTACTGGGGTTCGAGCACGCGCCGTCCGCGGGAGACTGCGAGGCGCTGTGCGCGCGCAACTGCAGCTGCTGGGGCGCGGTGTACAGCAACGGGACGGGCTACTGCTACCTCATGGACTACCCGGCGCAGCTGATGGTGGCCGCCGACGAGAAGAAGCTGGGCTACTTCAAGGTGAGGAGCGTGGGAGAGGCGGCTGCGCGCGGCGGGAGGGCGACCGGCGTCAAGGCGGCGCTGCTTGCGGTCGGCGTCGCGGTGGTGGCTGCCGCCGCTGCGTTCGGGGCGTACAGGGTGTGGGACAGGAGGCGCCGTGCGGCAGCGGAGACGCGGCAGCATTTGGGCGCCGACGGTGATGGGCTCTCGCCGGGTCCCTACAAGAATCTGGGATCCTTTAGCTCCGTCGAGCTCTCCAGCAGCTTCAACTCCTTGCGGAGGTAG